The following coding sequences lie in one Mycobacterium sp. DL440 genomic window:
- a CDS encoding DUF4389 domain-containing protein gives MRGAIDAPSRRLWLVKWCVLAVPHYPILIGLYLVYPLVTIAAGVAILCTGRYPRPLFDFNVGVLRWSWRVMNYRFPMNTTDKYPPFTLKPGPDYPGDLEVDYPDQLSRGAVLVKWWLLALPQIIMCWAMEAALQVLCVISAVRLLARGTVSQGMFDLLMGMVRWRYRVAVYVSLMSDEYPPFRMDLGSKY, from the coding sequence GTGCGCGGCGCCATCGACGCACCGTCGCGTCGACTGTGGCTCGTCAAATGGTGCGTGCTGGCGGTGCCGCACTATCCGATCCTGATCGGCCTCTACCTGGTGTACCCGCTGGTGACCATTGCCGCGGGGGTGGCGATCCTGTGCACCGGCCGGTATCCGCGGCCCCTGTTCGATTTCAACGTCGGGGTGCTGCGCTGGTCGTGGCGGGTGATGAACTACCGGTTCCCGATGAACACCACCGACAAATATCCACCGTTCACCCTCAAACCCGGCCCCGACTATCCGGGCGATCTCGAGGTCGACTATCCCGACCAACTCTCCAGAGGAGCCGTGCTGGTCAAGTGGTGGCTGTTGGCGCTTCCGCAGATCATCATGTGCTGGGCGATGGAGGCGGCGCTGCAAGTCCTGTGCGTCATCTCCGCAGTGCGTTTGCTGGCCCGGGGGACCGTCTCGCAGGGCATGTTCGACCTCCTGATGGGAATGGTGCGATGGCGCTATCGGGTCGCCGTGTACGTGTCGCTCATGAGCGACGAATAT